The Candidatus Poribacteria bacterium DNA window GGTGTATAGACAGGATGAATATAAATCAGTTATAAGTCGGATGAACGTCGAGGATAGATTTGAGGATTGGAAGGAGTTCAGATATGAATCCCTCGGAGTCGAAAGGGCGGAATTCATCCTACCAAGAGGGCATCTCATCTTCCACCTCGGCGGGGCGTTCGCACATAGAGGTAAATTCGTCCGGGTCAACGGGGAAAGTGAAGGGGTCAATACCTTCCCTGAGACCGACCTTAAAATATGGCTGGGATTCGCCCTGCAGCCTCACAGGCATACGACGATCGGATATCGAATTTCCTTCCTGAGGATTAAAAAACCGATAGAGGATGGATGCGATTACGGACGCGGGTTCGCCCACGATCTGGGCGTTTATCACCGGATGGGGCTGACGGATATGAGCTTTAAAGTGATCAATATGAGCAACGGGCTGTCCTTTAAGGAGTCCGATCTGCCGGATGAATTGAGGAGGATATATGAGCTTCAGATCGTTAGACCCCTTCAGCCGCTCGGCTTTCCCTTCACACTGGACCTGAATCTAAGGGCACCGTGGCGATTCGGGCCGAGATATGAGCTTATCCTCTACGCCGACTGGGGCGAGAGATGGAGGTTCGGCCTGGGGTACATGCGTGAGACGCGCAGGGTAGGGGATAGATTCTGGATGATGAAGGGAGTGAAGGCCGTCGCACATCTTAGGACGAAAGACGTGGATTTCATCGGGCAGATCTACCCTCAATGGCGCCCGGCCCCGTCCTCGTTCGAGAGGGTAAGGGTAGAGGGATTTTCGCCGAAGATATCGTTGGAACTGCTCAGGAGGTTATAACACGCGAGGTGAGATTAATGCTTGAATACATTGAGATCCTGGAGAGCTTTCCTGAGGAACTGAGAGAACCTATGCTTAAGCTCATCGGGAGCGTCGAAGACCGGATACTCTCCCGTCTGGAGGTGACAAGGGGGGACTTTCTCTCGCTCAGAGATGCCATTAAGGAGCTGGCTGAGGCGCAGAGGAAATCCGAGGAGAGGATAACCAAGCTGGAGGCCGCCGTTGAGAGATTGGAAGAAGCTATCGAGAAGCTGGCGGAAGCGCAGAGGAGAACGGAGGAAAGGGTCGATAAACTCGCGGAAATCGATAGATCGATTGAGATCAAGATAGGTGCCCTGGGAGCTAGATGGGGAATCGGTTCTGAAACGGCCTTTAGAAACGCGATAAGGGGCATCCTGGAAGAGGTGGGATTCCATGTGGAGAGGTATCTGAAGTTCGATGAGGAGGGGATGGTCTTCGGAAGACCGGATCAGGTTGAACTCGATATCGTGATGAGGGATAAAAAGGTGTTCCTGATTGAGATCAAATCCTCCGTAAGCAGGGGTGATGTCTCCATCTTCGAGAGGAAGGCGAGATTTTACCAGGAAAGGGAGGATAAAACGGTCGATCGTAAGATCATCATCTCGCCCTTTTTAGATCCCGGCGCTGAGGATATGGCCAGAGGATTCGGAATAGAGGTTTTCACCGATGCCAACCAGGTGAGATAGGGTCGAAGATGGATGAATATAGAACGGTATCCGGCCTGAGCGTCTCCAAGTTAACCGTCAAGAACTCCAGATTCATAGGGCTGGCGAAGTGTGTTACATCTAAAGATGAGATGGATGGGTTTTTAAGATACGCGATGCGCGAATATCCCAGGGCAACTCACTACTGTTACGCCTACAGCATCGGTCTGGGGGAGGAGAAGACCGAATACTGCACGGATGCGGGCGAGCCGACCAATTCAGCCGGCCCGCCGATACTCAGCGCCATCCGCGGATCAGGTTTGGAAAACGTCGGATGTATCGTCGTGAGGTATTTCGGGGGAGTGAAGCTCGGAGTGGGTGGGCTGATAAGGGCCTATGGGCAATGCGCAAGGGAGTGCCTGTCCAAGGCGGAGGTCGAGACGAGGGTCTTATGTCGGACGTTGCGGATAAAGTCGCCATATGATAAAATCAGCCCCGTGATCAACCTCGTCAAGAAGTTAAGGGGAGAGGTGAAGGGGATAGAGTATGGTGAGATCGCCGTCATCCAGGTCGAGCTCAGGCGGGGGGACATACCGAGGTTGCTCGAACGGCTCAGAGCCATCGAAGGTATATCGGTCGAGGAGGCGTGAAGATGAAAGTGATCGACGTAAGAGAGACATGGATCCACACCCATTATATCCTCGATAGCTTCGAGCTGACTCAGAAGGAAAGGGACAAAATCAAGTTGAGAATTGAACCTGAATTGAAGCGGATGGGGATACAGTACGGCATACATTTTGAGCGAAAGCCCCACGAGGATCACATGAAGGTAGTTCTGGAGTGCATCCCGTTCGATCACATCAAAGATAGGGTTAGGGAGATCCTAAACGAGACTATTGAGGATTTCCCGACGCGAACGAAGGATGAAAGACGGGATACCGTCACCAGGATAACCGTCAAGGAAGAGGAGGGGTGATATGGGCGAAAGGTTCAGGGTTGGAATGATAGGTTGTGGCGGGATAGCCAATCGCCACGCCAAGGTGTTATCCGGGATAGAGGAGGTTGAGCTGGTGTCCTTCTGTGATATCGTCGAGGAGAAGGCCGCCGAGTTCAACCAGAGATACAGAGAAGGCAAGGGGAAGGTATATACGGATTTCGCCAGGATGTTCGACTCAGAGGATCTAGATGTAGTGTGGATCTGTCTTCCGCCCTTCGCCCACACGAACGAGGTCGAGCTGGCGGCAGAACATGGCGTGCACGTTTTCATAGAGAAGCCGATAGCGCTCGATATGGAGACAGCCGGAAGGATGGTCGAGGCGGTCGATAAATACGGAGTCAAGTCGCAGGTGGGATTCATGTCCAGGTTCGGCGAGGCGATCGAGAGGGTGAAAGGGATGCTGGAGGAAGGCGATGCCGGCAAGCCGGGATTGATGATAGGCAAATACATGTGCAACTCGCTTCACTCGCCTTGGTGGCGGGATAAATCCAAAAGCGGGGGACAGATCGTCGAACAGATCATCCATACGTATGATATAATCAGATACTTTCTGGGAGAGCCGGAATCGGTCTTTTGCCAGGCCGACAACATCTTCCATAAAAATGTGGAAAATTACACATCGGAGGACGTCAGCGCCACCGTCATACGCTTCCGCAACGGAGCCATAGCTACCGTGGCGGGCACGAACGGGGCGATACCTGGAAGGTGGATAAGCCAATATGAGCTGGTCGCCAGGAACATAACGGTCAGTTTCGCCGATCCCAATAACGCTCTGCTCTACAGGACGAACGTTCAGCCCCCTCAGGAGATGAAGCTGACCGGCAGTAAGGACCTGTTCCTGGCGGAGGCCATGGATCTTTTAAACGCCATAAAGGAGGACGGCAGCACACGTACCCCGATAATCGAGGGAGCCAAAACCCTGGAGCTCGTCCTCGGTGCTAGCAGGTCGGCTGAGACCAGGAAGATCGTAGAGTTTTAATCCCTCAGTTTGGGTCAAATCCACAGGGGAATTAAGAGGCGTTTCAGTTGACATCCCGTTGCCTTGAAAAGGTGATAGAGCTCACAATACCGATGGAGCCGAACTTGGAGCTTGTCGCCGCCGAGGCTGCCTCGACCATCGCTCAGCTCATGTGCTTCGATGAGGATGAGATCGATGAGATAAGGATGGCGACGATCGAGGCATGCCTCAACGCCTTCGAACACAGCAAAAGCCCTGATAGAAGGGTATATATAGCCTTTCGCATCTGTAAGGACAAGCTCGAGTTGAGGGTGACCGATCACGGCAGGGGGTTTAACCCGGCCGATGTAAAACCGCCCGACATAAGGAACGCCGTTAAGGGGGGCAAAAAACGGGGCTGGGGGCTCAAATTGATCGAGAACCTCATGGATGAGGTGAGAATTGAGACAGGCAGTTTGGGCACAACTGTAATCATGATCAAGATGAAGGGTTAATCGGAGGAGATTATGCCCGGAAAGTTCACCGTCAACGTCAGACGGGGAGATGGATACGCCGTCCTGGAGACAGGGTCCTATCTGAATCAGACGGCAGGCGAGGAGCTCTTCAACAGATTCAACGATCTGTTGGGAGAGGGATATACCGACTTTATAATCGATATGAGTAAAACCAAGATCGTCAACAGCATAGGGATATCGATACTGATAGAGATGCTGGAAAAGCTGCGTGAGAGGGAGGGCAGGCTTATCTTCTGCAATCTCAGCAACGTCATATCCAAGAC harbors:
- a CDS encoding DUF3782 domain-containing protein; amino-acid sequence: MRLMLEYIEILESFPEELREPMLKLIGSVEDRILSRLEVTRGDFLSLRDAIKELAEAQRKSEERITKLEAAVERLEEAIEKLAEAQRRTEERVDKLAEIDRSIEIKIGALGARWGIGSETAFRNAIRGILEEVGFHVERYLKFDEEGMVFGRPDQVELDIVMRDKKVFLIEIKSSVSRGDVSIFERKARFYQEREDKTVDRKIIISPFLDPGAEDMARGFGIEVFTDANQVR
- a CDS encoding YigZ family protein, whose amino-acid sequence is MDEYRTVSGLSVSKLTVKNSRFIGLAKCVTSKDEMDGFLRYAMREYPRATHYCYAYSIGLGEEKTEYCTDAGEPTNSAGPPILSAIRGSGLENVGCIVVRYFGGVKLGVGGLIRAYGQCARECLSKAEVETRVLCRTLRIKSPYDKISPVINLVKKLRGEVKGIEYGEIAVIQVELRRGDIPRLLERLRAIEGISVEEA
- a CDS encoding Gfo/Idh/MocA family oxidoreductase, giving the protein MGERFRVGMIGCGGIANRHAKVLSGIEEVELVSFCDIVEEKAAEFNQRYREGKGKVYTDFARMFDSEDLDVVWICLPPFAHTNEVELAAEHGVHVFIEKPIALDMETAGRMVEAVDKYGVKSQVGFMSRFGEAIERVKGMLEEGDAGKPGLMIGKYMCNSLHSPWWRDKSKSGGQIVEQIIHTYDIIRYFLGEPESVFCQADNIFHKNVENYTSEDVSATVIRFRNGAIATVAGTNGAIPGRWISQYELVARNITVSFADPNNALLYRTNVQPPQEMKLTGSKDLFLAEAMDLLNAIKEDGSTRTPIIEGAKTLELVLGASRSAETRKIVEF
- a CDS encoding ATP-binding protein → MEPNLELVAAEAASTIAQLMCFDEDEIDEIRMATIEACLNAFEHSKSPDRRVYIAFRICKDKLELRVTDHGRGFNPADVKPPDIRNAVKGGKKRGWGLKLIENLMDEVRIETGSLGTTVIMIKMKG
- a CDS encoding STAS domain-containing protein encodes the protein MPGKFTVNVRRGDGYAVLETGSYLNQTAGEELFNRFNDLLGEGYTDFIIDMSKTKIVNSIGISILIEMLEKLREREGRLIFCNLSNVISKTFKIMGLTQYAEVYPNEKEAITALRRES